A window from Cryobacterium sp. SO1 encodes these proteins:
- the trxB gene encoding thioredoxin-disulfide reductase — MRQIIIIGSGPAGFTAAIYAARANMKPLLIASSVEAGGELMNTTDVENFPGFADGIQGPDLMAKMQEQAEKFGTEVVYDDVTKLEFGDTVKSVTLGNGEKHEALSVIFATGSAYRKLGIHDEERLSGRGVSWCATCDGFFFKEKIIAVVGGGDSAMEEATFLTRFASKVYIIHRKDTLRASKIMQERALSHPKIEFVWNTEVIGIDGEEAVEGLRLRDTVTGTETSLPVGGLFVAIGNDPRTHLVHNLLDLTSEGTIAVAGRSSKTSQAGVFAAGDVIDPTYRQAVTAAASGTVAALDAEHYLATLPEDLLAAAGDPEFASVTN, encoded by the coding sequence GTGCGCCAGATCATCATCATCGGTTCGGGACCTGCCGGGTTCACGGCCGCCATCTATGCCGCGCGCGCCAACATGAAGCCGCTCCTGATTGCCAGCTCGGTCGAGGCCGGCGGCGAACTGATGAATACCACAGACGTGGAGAACTTCCCGGGCTTCGCCGATGGCATCCAGGGACCTGATCTGATGGCCAAGATGCAGGAGCAGGCCGAGAAGTTCGGCACCGAGGTCGTCTACGACGACGTCACCAAGCTCGAGTTCGGCGACACCGTCAAGTCAGTGACACTGGGCAACGGCGAGAAGCACGAGGCCCTCTCGGTGATCTTCGCCACCGGCTCCGCCTACCGCAAGCTCGGCATCCACGACGAAGAGCGCCTGAGTGGCCGGGGCGTGTCCTGGTGCGCGACCTGCGACGGATTCTTTTTCAAGGAGAAGATCATCGCCGTCGTCGGTGGTGGCGACTCCGCCATGGAAGAGGCCACCTTCCTGACCCGGTTCGCGAGCAAGGTCTACATCATCCACCGTAAGGACACCCTGCGCGCCTCAAAGATCATGCAGGAGCGCGCGTTGTCGCACCCGAAGATCGAATTCGTCTGGAACACCGAGGTCATCGGCATCGACGGAGAGGAGGCCGTCGAGGGGCTGCGCCTGCGCGACACCGTCACGGGCACCGAGACCAGCCTCCCGGTCGGCGGCCTGTTCGTTGCCATCGGCAACGACCCGCGCACGCATCTGGTGCACAACCTGCTCGATCTCACCAGCGAGGGCACCATCGCCGTAGCCGGACGGTCCTCCAAGACCAGCCAGGCGGGCGTGTTCGCCGCCGGAGACGTCATCGACCCCACCTACCGCCAGGCCGTCACCGCGGCCGCCAGCGGCACCGTGGCGGCCTTGGACGCTGAACACTACCTGGCCACCCTTCCCGAGGATCTGCTGGCTGCTGCCGGCGACCCCGAATTTGCAAGCGTCACCAACTAA
- the trxA gene encoding thioredoxin, translating to MSARAVTDATFESEVINNEKTVLVDFWAEWCGPCRAVSPILDQIAAENSDKIDIVKLNVDDHPALAAKYMITSIPAMKVFQKGEVVKTVIGAKPKPALEADLAAYLK from the coding sequence ATGTCAGCACGCGCCGTCACCGACGCCACCTTCGAGTCGGAAGTCATCAACAACGAGAAGACCGTCCTGGTGGACTTCTGGGCCGAGTGGTGTGGCCCGTGTCGCGCCGTCAGCCCGATCCTCGACCAGATCGCCGCAGAGAACTCCGACAAGATCGACATCGTCAAGCTGAATGTCGACGACCACCCGGCCCTGGCCGCGAAGTACATGATCACCTCCATCCCCGCGATGAAGGTGTTCCAGAAGGGCGAGGTCGTCAAGACCGTCATCGGCGCCAAGCCGAAGCCCGCACTCGAAGCCGACCTGGCCGCCTACCTCAAGTAG